The proteins below come from a single Aegilops tauschii subsp. strangulata cultivar AL8/78 chromosome 6, Aet v6.0, whole genome shotgun sequence genomic window:
- the LOC109752948 gene encoding universal stress protein PHOS34 — MATANLSSVVVAVDGSEESMKALRWALDSLRLRPDGALVVLHVQPPPGIAAGLNPGPIPFGGPSVAEVPAFTQAIESHQRRITEAILEHALKICSDKNVEVKTQVVVGDPKEKICEVAAELKADLLVMGCRAFGPVKRMFLGSVSNYCINSVGCPVVVIKGT; from the exons ATGGCCACCGCCAACCTGTCCAGCGTGGTGGTGGCGGTTGACGGCAGCGAGGAGAGCATGAAGGCGCTGCGCTGGGCGCTCGACAGCCTGCGCCTCCGCCCCGACGGCGCGCTCGTCGTGCTCCACGTCCAGCCGCCGCCCGGCATCGCCGCCGGGCTCAACCCCGGCCCCATCCCCTTCGGCGGCCCCA GTGTGGCGGAGGTGCCGGCGTTCACGCAGGCCATCGAGTCGCACCAGCGGCGGATCACGGAGGCGATCCTGGAGCACGCGCTCAAGATTTGCTCCGACAAGAAT GTGGAGGTGAAGACGCAGGTGGTGGTGGGGGATCCCAAGGAGAAGATCTGCGAGGTGGCGGCCGAACTCAAGGCCGATCTGCTCGTCATGGGTTGCCGTGCTTTTGGCCCTGTCAAGAG GATGTTCTTGGGTAGTGTGAGCAACTACTGCATCAACAGCGTCGGCTGCCCCGTCGTCGTGATCAAGGGCACCTAA